One stretch of Actinacidiphila sp. DG2A-62 DNA includes these proteins:
- a CDS encoding head maturation protease, ClpP-related: protein MPWIDVPQVPGAQRAAKARARAHDAKGRSWYSIRNATSPDEAELLLYDEIGGWWGATAEDFIADLQQVTSPNLRVRVNSPGGSVFEGIAIANAIRNHPATVTVQVDALAASIASVIAMAGDTLVMSPNSMLMIHDASGICMGDAAEMTQMAAVLDAISDNIAGAYAAKAGGTVEDWRAAMKAESWYKAQDAVDAGLADEALPASAAPSGDEPEMRARFDLSAYGYAGPPQPKPEPPTGRTEPARPRHRWH, encoded by the coding sequence ATGCCCTGGATCGACGTGCCCCAGGTACCGGGGGCACAGCGCGCCGCGAAGGCCCGCGCACGCGCCCACGACGCCAAGGGCCGCAGCTGGTACAGCATCCGCAACGCGACCTCCCCGGACGAGGCGGAGCTGCTGCTGTACGACGAGATCGGCGGCTGGTGGGGCGCGACCGCCGAGGACTTCATCGCCGACCTTCAGCAGGTGACCTCCCCGAACCTGCGGGTGCGCGTCAACAGCCCGGGCGGCAGCGTGTTCGAGGGCATCGCGATCGCCAACGCGATCCGCAACCACCCGGCGACCGTCACCGTGCAGGTCGACGCCCTCGCCGCCTCGATCGCCTCGGTCATCGCAATGGCCGGTGACACCCTCGTCATGTCCCCGAACAGCATGCTGATGATCCACGACGCGTCCGGGATCTGCATGGGCGACGCCGCGGAGATGACGCAGATGGCCGCGGTCCTCGACGCCATCAGCGACAACATCGCCGGCGCTTACGCCGCGAAGGCCGGCGGCACCGTCGAGGACTGGCGGGCCGCAATGAAGGCGGAGTCCTGGTATAAGGCGCAGGACGCCGTCGACGCGGGCCTGGCCGACGAGGCACTGCCCGCCAGCGCGGCCCCGAGCGGCGACGAGCCGGAGATGCGCGCCCGCTTCGACCTCAGCGCATACGGCTACGCCGGGCCGCCGCAGCCCAAGCCCGAGCCGCCGACCGGCCGCACGGAGCCGGCCCGGCCACGGCACCGGTGGCACTGA
- a CDS encoding glycoside hydrolase family 25 protein: protein MTEGIDVASYQSTSYSTAGLGFVFVKATEGTSYVNPHHAGQVATGRAHSLVVGHYHFARPGSMTAQAAYFLKQAAPKAGDVLAFDWEDAGVSGADKDAWIKHVQAEMPHNRVLLYCNRDFWLNRDTTSFAGDGLWIADPDAPKGQPRVNASWLIHQYSEAGGLDRDFTPLTAEQLRTWAAGQTVNPEDDMAITDADVTKFVNGLATYLGAPKGLFSSMDDATSADDKKTVTYRGNAWNATFHAGRADANSTAILAQLKQGVPLTLTDDQVTALATKLAANPTFASTLAHAICSDFAARLQS from the coding sequence GTGACCGAGGGAATCGACGTCGCCTCCTACCAGAGCACCTCCTACAGCACCGCGGGACTCGGCTTCGTGTTCGTGAAGGCCACCGAGGGCACGAGCTACGTCAACCCGCACCACGCCGGACAGGTCGCCACCGGCCGCGCCCACTCCCTGGTGGTCGGCCACTACCACTTCGCCCGGCCGGGATCGATGACCGCGCAGGCCGCCTACTTCCTCAAGCAGGCCGCGCCCAAAGCGGGCGACGTGCTCGCCTTCGACTGGGAGGACGCCGGCGTCTCCGGCGCCGACAAGGACGCCTGGATCAAGCACGTGCAGGCCGAGATGCCGCACAACCGCGTGCTGCTGTACTGCAACCGCGACTTCTGGCTGAACCGCGACACCACCTCCTTCGCCGGCGACGGCCTGTGGATCGCCGACCCCGACGCACCCAAGGGACAGCCGCGCGTCAACGCCAGCTGGCTGATCCACCAGTACAGCGAAGCCGGCGGGCTCGACCGCGACTTCACCCCGCTCACCGCCGAGCAGCTCCGCACATGGGCGGCCGGCCAGACCGTGAACCCGGAGGACGACATGGCGATCACCGACGCCGACGTGACGAAGTTCGTCAACGGCCTCGCTACCTACCTGGGCGCCCCCAAGGGGCTCTTCAGCTCCATGGACGACGCCACCAGCGCCGACGACAAGAAGACCGTCACCTACCGCGGCAACGCGTGGAATGCGACGTTCCACGCCGGACGGGCGGACGCCAACTCGACGGCGATCCTCGCTCAGCTGAAGCAGGGCGTGCCGCTCACCCTCACCGACGACCAGGTCACCGCGCTTGCCACGAAGCTCGCGGCCAACCCCACGTTCGCGAGCACTCTCGCCCACGCCATCTGTAGCGACTTCGCCGCCCGGCTCCAGTCCTGA
- a CDS encoding phage major capsid protein, with translation MAPTLTVPRNNAELAEMLADPAQRAEILKSPEILTTFVQNYADKHQGDGSDLQKQVEDLATKAFAAFLKDAGVEDLKRPDVRKAMPDPYAAVASKSARAQGLFNRKALGAQVDSLFDSSGEYFNTIWRSNPAKHTADVQEKLEKLRNFSSDIPSDGGFLIPETLRSELLSVALETAIVRSLARVVPMETLRVPFPAIDSTSNVSSVYGGITGFWTPEGGKMTGSKPRFSRVVLDAKKLTAYTEVPSELLMDSLISLTMFIDQMFPEALAFFEDIAFLTGTGVGEPLGALNGKAAVTVARTIAGAIGFDDIVTMFSRMLPQSMKRAVWVASINTLPQLAAMRIVQQNVAGTENVGVASPAVWLNNGQVIDGPPMTIMGRPVIFTEKVPALGSAGDLSLIDFGFYLVGDRQVMQARQSDDFKFDTDEVAFRIIERVDGRPWLQSALTPHNGSDPLSPIVKLGDAA, from the coding sequence GTGGCACCCACACTGACCGTCCCGCGCAACAACGCCGAGCTGGCTGAGATGCTGGCCGACCCGGCGCAGCGCGCGGAGATCCTGAAGTCCCCCGAGATCCTGACCACGTTCGTCCAGAACTACGCCGACAAGCACCAGGGCGACGGCTCCGACCTCCAGAAGCAGGTCGAGGACCTCGCGACCAAGGCGTTCGCCGCGTTTCTGAAGGACGCCGGCGTCGAGGACCTCAAGCGCCCGGACGTGCGCAAGGCCATGCCGGACCCGTACGCCGCGGTGGCGTCCAAGAGTGCCCGGGCGCAGGGGCTGTTCAACCGCAAGGCGCTGGGCGCGCAGGTCGACTCTCTCTTCGACAGCTCGGGCGAGTACTTCAACACGATCTGGCGGTCGAACCCGGCCAAGCACACCGCGGACGTGCAGGAGAAGCTGGAAAAGCTCCGCAACTTCAGCTCCGACATCCCGTCCGACGGCGGGTTCCTGATCCCGGAGACGCTGCGCAGCGAGCTGCTGTCGGTGGCGCTGGAGACCGCGATCGTCCGCTCGCTGGCGCGGGTGGTGCCGATGGAGACGCTGCGGGTGCCGTTCCCCGCGATCGACTCCACCAGCAACGTCTCCTCGGTGTACGGCGGCATCACCGGCTTCTGGACGCCCGAGGGCGGCAAGATGACCGGCAGCAAGCCGCGGTTCAGCCGGGTCGTCCTGGACGCGAAGAAGCTCACCGCGTACACCGAGGTGCCGTCCGAGCTGCTCATGGACAGCCTCATCTCGCTGACCATGTTCATCGACCAGATGTTCCCCGAGGCGCTCGCGTTCTTCGAGGACATCGCCTTCCTCACCGGCACCGGGGTCGGCGAGCCGCTCGGCGCGCTGAACGGTAAGGCCGCGGTGACCGTCGCCCGCACCATCGCCGGGGCGATCGGCTTCGACGACATCGTCACGATGTTCTCGCGGATGCTGCCGCAGTCGATGAAGCGCGCGGTGTGGGTGGCAAGCATCAACACGCTGCCGCAGCTGGCCGCGATGCGGATCGTGCAGCAGAACGTGGCCGGCACGGAGAACGTCGGCGTGGCCAGCCCCGCCGTGTGGCTGAACAACGGCCAGGTCATCGACGGGCCGCCCATGACCATCATGGGCCGCCCGGTCATCTTCACCGAGAAGGTGCCGGCCCTGGGCAGCGCGGGTGACCTCAGCCTGATCGACTTCGGGTTCTACCTCGTCGGTGACCGTCAGGTCATGCAGGCCCGCCAGAGCGACGACTTCAAGTTCGACACCGACGAGGTCGCCTTCCGGATCATCGAGCGCGTCGACGGCCGGCCGTGGCTGCAGTCCGCGCTCACGCCGCACAACGGTAGCGACCCCCTGTCCCCGATCGTCAAGCTCGGCGACGCCGCCTGA
- a CDS encoding phage portal protein, giving the protein MGTSLLDPLRALRNATPPVPYALRGPRWGITGQHASPASQEAQMRAQGGNGTLYAIVDRIITTYAQVTWHLYRTAPSGKREDRVEVTQHAALDLLNSPNDFMLGEAFRETTQQHEELTGEQWWVIVKSALASWPLELWPVRPDRMRPVAHPTKYLTGYEYVGPSGEVIPLALDEVIFQRRPNPMDPYRGLGPVQTILVDLDSARFGREWNRAFFANSAEPGGVLQVDRRLDDDEFDELRARWAEQHRGVSAAHRVAILENGVTWQDRKYTNRDMQFVELSQVGREIIREAFGFPKPALGATDDVNRANADAAELFLARWLVVPRLVRHRALWNHRILPMYGTAGAGLEFDFDSPVPDDEITETEALVNRSQAAQLLVEAGAFGPEVLAAVGLPAMSFGAPDADPDRALLVDLVKGAPTLAPMILPMLGFDIPEQWRNGVPGGPQASAPAARRVGAPTALPAGPDPEAALRWVAVSEHDDDVCQPCADNDGHLYRNRAEAYKDYPGGSGYIHCVGAQYGNACRCKVVKRGKEDS; this is encoded by the coding sequence ATGGGCACAAGCCTGCTGGACCCCCTCCGCGCGCTCCGCAACGCCACCCCACCCGTCCCGTACGCCCTGCGCGGCCCCCGCTGGGGCATCACCGGCCAACACGCCAGCCCCGCCAGCCAGGAAGCACAAATGCGCGCCCAGGGCGGCAACGGCACCCTGTACGCCATCGTCGACCGGATCATCACCACCTACGCGCAGGTCACCTGGCACCTGTACCGCACCGCACCGTCCGGTAAGAGGGAAGACCGCGTCGAGGTCACCCAGCACGCCGCGCTCGACCTGCTCAATTCCCCCAACGACTTCATGCTCGGCGAGGCGTTCCGGGAGACGACACAGCAGCACGAGGAGCTGACCGGCGAACAGTGGTGGGTGATCGTCAAGAGCGCCCTCGCGTCGTGGCCGCTGGAGCTGTGGCCCGTGCGCCCCGACCGCATGAGGCCGGTCGCCCACCCCACGAAGTACCTGACCGGGTACGAGTACGTCGGCCCGTCCGGGGAGGTCATCCCGCTCGCCCTGGACGAGGTGATCTTCCAGCGGCGCCCCAATCCTATGGACCCGTACCGCGGGCTCGGGCCGGTGCAGACGATCCTCGTCGACCTGGACTCCGCCCGCTTCGGCCGCGAGTGGAACCGCGCGTTCTTCGCCAACTCTGCGGAGCCGGGCGGCGTGCTGCAGGTCGACCGGCGCCTGGACGACGACGAATTCGACGAGCTGAGAGCCCGCTGGGCAGAGCAGCACCGCGGCGTCTCGGCAGCACACCGCGTGGCGATCCTGGAGAACGGCGTCACCTGGCAAGATCGCAAATACACCAACCGCGATATGCAGTTCGTGGAGCTGTCCCAGGTCGGCCGCGAGATCATCCGCGAGGCGTTCGGCTTCCCCAAGCCCGCCTTGGGCGCGACCGACGACGTCAACAGGGCCAACGCCGACGCCGCCGAGCTGTTCCTCGCGCGCTGGCTCGTCGTGCCCCGCCTCGTGCGCCACCGCGCCCTGTGGAACCACCGCATCCTCCCCATGTACGGCACCGCTGGCGCCGGCCTGGAGTTCGACTTCGACAGCCCCGTGCCCGACGACGAGATCACCGAGACCGAGGCGCTCGTCAACCGCTCCCAGGCCGCGCAGCTCCTCGTAGAAGCCGGCGCGTTCGGCCCCGAGGTCCTGGCCGCAGTCGGCCTGCCCGCCATGTCGTTCGGCGCCCCCGACGCCGACCCGGACCGGGCGCTCCTCGTCGACCTCGTCAAGGGCGCTCCGACGCTGGCACCGATGATCCTGCCGATGCTCGGCTTCGACATCCCCGAGCAGTGGCGGAACGGCGTGCCCGGCGGCCCGCAGGCATCTGCCCCGGCCGCCAGGAGGGTCGGCGCTCCGACCGCGCTCCCCGCCGGACCCGACCCCGAAGCCGCGCTGCGCTGGGTCGCGGTGTCCGAACACGACGACGACGTGTGCCAGCCGTGCGCCGACAACGACGGCCACCTCTACCGCAACCGCGCCGAGGCGTACAAGGACTACCCCGGCGGCTCCGGCTACATCCACTGCGTCGGCGCCCAGTACGGCAACGCGTGCCGCTGCAAGGTCGTCAAGCGCGGCAAGGAGGACTCCTGA
- a CDS encoding tyrosine-type recombinase/integrase, protein MAAPRELDLTVTLDAAWQAWATYLYARVTADVMSPGTVRGYLSYARKAVDHLGPQRTCDSVEADEIDAWVGTYRARGCGTATLRFCHKGIGGLLAYADTRRWLRENPMRDVARIPLTTKAPGSERAALTGPERDAMIAAARAGHGTPGRGSVSEWARDEAVVRLAAESGLRNADICNLDLADVERLPSGDWVVQIRRGKGRKARTTPVTDACARLLLAYVADHRPPSADTPDRRDKHGGLRKGDRDALLLTGRGHRLQATTVCRIVDRLAQAALGRHYVPHGLRHTAGTLLMREAKADVATVAHVLGHSDISVTSRYLDTSADEAAAAINRRRAGSRSRGPKELPPGPAEGRWPECGTREGWNRHRREKTPTCGPCRMWNRRQKEAREQRLALMPKRAHGTVEGYRDWRCRCEQCCQAVRPKVSLTKREAPAQASLGVLAARRRDQRAEQGVRSRGICPGCGERRALALATGTMRRHGEHVHGHGGATRIVWAIPGEHDPDLPCMHCVDGHPAPTSRPWGVRVSPQYRPDGRPDHLIVQPSGGGHVANEDATWLWQLIRAASGARDE, encoded by the coding sequence ATGGCTGCGCCCCGCGAACTCGACCTGACCGTCACCCTCGACGCCGCTTGGCAGGCATGGGCCACGTACCTGTACGCGCGCGTGACGGCGGACGTGATGAGCCCCGGCACTGTCCGCGGCTACCTCTCCTACGCCCGCAAGGCCGTCGACCACCTCGGCCCGCAGCGGACCTGCGACAGCGTCGAAGCCGACGAGATCGACGCCTGGGTCGGCACCTACCGGGCCCGTGGCTGCGGCACGGCCACGCTGCGCTTCTGCCACAAGGGCATCGGCGGCCTCCTCGCCTACGCTGACACGCGCCGCTGGCTGCGCGAGAACCCGATGCGCGACGTTGCCCGCATCCCCCTCACCACCAAGGCCCCCGGCTCTGAGCGGGCCGCGCTGACCGGGCCCGAGCGAGACGCGATGATCGCCGCGGCCCGCGCCGGGCACGGCACGCCGGGCCGCGGGAGCGTCTCCGAATGGGCGCGCGACGAGGCCGTCGTCCGCCTCGCTGCGGAGTCGGGCCTGCGCAACGCCGACATCTGCAACCTCGACCTCGCCGACGTGGAACGGCTGCCCAGCGGGGACTGGGTGGTGCAGATCCGCCGCGGCAAGGGCCGCAAGGCGCGTACCACGCCGGTCACCGACGCCTGCGCGCGCCTCCTCCTCGCCTACGTCGCCGATCACCGGCCCCCCTCCGCCGACACACCCGACCGTCGTGACAAGCACGGCGGCCTCCGCAAGGGTGACCGCGACGCGCTGCTGCTGACCGGCAGGGGGCACCGGCTGCAGGCGACGACTGTGTGCCGGATCGTTGACCGCCTCGCGCAGGCCGCGCTCGGGCGACACTACGTCCCGCACGGCCTGCGGCACACCGCCGGCACCCTCCTGATGCGGGAAGCGAAAGCCGACGTGGCGACCGTCGCGCACGTGCTGGGCCACTCCGACATCTCGGTGACCTCCCGCTACCTCGACACCAGCGCCGACGAGGCCGCCGCCGCCATCAACCGCCGGCGCGCGGGCAGCCGGTCCCGCGGGCCGAAAGAGCTGCCGCCGGGGCCGGCGGAGGGGCGGTGGCCGGAGTGCGGCACCCGCGAGGGATGGAACCGGCACCGCAGGGAGAAGACACCCACGTGCGGGCCGTGCCGCATGTGGAACCGGCGCCAGAAGGAAGCGCGCGAGCAGCGCCTCGCCCTCATGCCAAAGCGGGCCCACGGCACCGTCGAGGGCTACCGGGACTGGCGCTGCCGGTGCGAGCAGTGCTGCCAGGCCGTCCGGCCGAAGGTCAGCCTGACCAAGCGGGAAGCGCCCGCCCAGGCGTCTCTCGGGGTGCTCGCCGCGCGGCGTCGTGATCAGCGGGCCGAGCAGGGCGTGCGGTCCCGGGGGATCTGTCCTGGATGCGGCGAGCGGCGCGCACTGGCCCTGGCCACGGGCACGATGCGGCGGCACGGCGAACACGTCCACGGACATGGCGGCGCCACCCGCATCGTCTGGGCCATCCCCGGCGAGCACGACCCCGACCTGCCCTGCATGCACTGCGTCGACGGCCACCCCGCCCCGACCAGCCGCCCGTGGGGCGTCCGCGTCAGCCCGCAGTACCGGCCCGACGGCAGGCCGGACCACCTGATCGTCCAGCCGTCGGGCGGCGGCCACGTGGCCAACGAGGACGCGACGTGGCTGTGGCAATTGATCCGGGCGGCGAGCGGCGCTCGGGATGAGTAG
- a CDS encoding C1 family peptidase, protein MTMFQLIPENPDAPYRTGRHQVHDWLLPEREASVRRGTPILTVTHAELQDPFDQGQVGSCTMNAAYGALVTVPFAKPQQAAIAQSTIQDGYRLETRIDDSQIPGHWEPDDTGSAGPWSMIALEKLGLISSWHHTRSLTTALRLLNSGPISIGVTWYNSMFTLDAKGQLVISEADGIGGGHQVCVTADDAEARRVLIRNSWGTGWGDRGHAWLSWSDLDDLLQDGGDVVQPVMS, encoded by the coding sequence ATGACCATGTTCCAGCTCATCCCCGAGAACCCCGACGCCCCGTATCGCACGGGCCGGCACCAGGTCCACGACTGGCTGCTCCCGGAACGGGAAGCATCAGTGCGGCGTGGCACGCCCATCCTCACCGTCACCCACGCCGAGCTTCAGGACCCGTTCGACCAGGGGCAGGTCGGCTCCTGCACCATGAACGCCGCCTACGGCGCTCTCGTCACCGTGCCGTTCGCGAAGCCGCAACAGGCCGCGATCGCGCAGTCGACGATCCAGGACGGGTACCGGCTGGAGACCCGCATCGACGACTCGCAGATCCCCGGTCACTGGGAGCCGGACGACACCGGCTCTGCGGGCCCATGGTCGATGATCGCCCTGGAGAAGCTGGGGCTGATCAGCTCCTGGCACCACACCCGCAGCCTCACCACCGCGCTGCGGCTGCTGAACTCGGGGCCGATCAGCATCGGCGTGACCTGGTACAACAGCATGTTCACCCTGGACGCCAAGGGGCAGCTCGTCATCTCCGAGGCGGACGGCATCGGCGGCGGCCACCAGGTGTGCGTGACCGCGGACGACGCGGAGGCGCGCCGCGTCCTGATCCGGAACAGCTGGGGGACCGGGTGGGGTGACCGCGGGCACGCGTGGCTGTCCTGGTCGGACCTGGACGATCTGCTGCAGGACGGTGGGGATGTCGTGCAGCCGGTGATGTCGTGA
- a CDS encoding collagen-like protein: MTRAEQLLADRWRRVMLACVLVALSGAIILIWARMDHANARIDSEAEARQSAVAEANRRGGAVETLAADVRALRAQVQAAGQQPVAPDPASAVPHLPARTVVPIPIPGPAGPQGSPGSPGATGPSGSAGSPGPAGATGPAGATGPTGPTGPAGPQGPAGRAGPSCPDGYTLRTPSWDPNALVCIRDATPSPTPSSAPPQSPVLPDRRRI; encoded by the coding sequence ATGACGCGCGCGGAGCAGCTCCTCGCGGACCGGTGGCGCCGCGTCATGCTCGCGTGCGTCCTCGTCGCCCTCAGCGGGGCAATCATCCTCATCTGGGCGCGCATGGACCACGCGAACGCCCGCATCGACTCCGAAGCGGAGGCGCGGCAGTCCGCAGTCGCCGAGGCCAACCGCCGCGGCGGCGCCGTCGAGACCCTCGCGGCGGACGTGCGGGCGCTGCGCGCGCAGGTGCAGGCAGCCGGTCAGCAGCCGGTCGCCCCGGACCCGGCGTCCGCGGTGCCTCATCTGCCGGCGCGGACGGTGGTCCCGATCCCGATCCCCGGGCCGGCCGGACCGCAGGGCAGTCCTGGCTCGCCGGGGGCGACCGGGCCCTCGGGGAGCGCCGGATCGCCGGGACCGGCCGGCGCGACGGGACCCGCAGGCGCTACCGGTCCCACGGGCCCGACTGGTCCGGCCGGACCCCAAGGCCCCGCCGGGCGGGCGGGCCCGTCGTGCCCCGACGGATACACCCTGCGGACGCCGTCATGGGACCCGAACGCGCTGGTGTGCATACGGGACGCCACCCCGTCACCGACACCGTCGTCCGCGCCACCGCAGTCACCGGTCCTGCCTGACCGCCGCCGCATCTAA
- a CDS encoding protein transporter Sec31, producing MPPAYRPITRNGRTHYVPIPAPHPPRDWDHDVLTAVTAATTLLVTVSVVWSTASIGDLLHRVTVPALAYGAATAFDLTWIIAMALEWRARYDETRARGPRTAGHVALAAAMAGVGIHGWLAGDWATAVVGATISALAKGSWTLVMRHQAVALDADTAAWLHAERAARGAARALAAEERVDARSAAQLQAIRTSLALPSPEESGPDPEESADSPDRPEPEPAVPPMTITDAVRTAVDSGITDPDAVLRYVRQRSDANASPETVGRYLRARRREAL from the coding sequence ATGCCCCCGGCCTACCGGCCCATCACCCGCAACGGCCGCACCCACTACGTCCCCATCCCCGCACCGCACCCGCCCCGCGACTGGGACCACGACGTCCTCACCGCCGTCACCGCGGCCACCACCCTCCTCGTCACCGTCTCCGTCGTCTGGTCCACCGCCAGCATCGGCGACCTCCTTCACCGCGTCACCGTGCCCGCCCTCGCGTACGGCGCGGCCACCGCGTTCGACCTCACCTGGATCATCGCCATGGCCCTGGAGTGGCGCGCCCGCTACGACGAGACCCGCGCCCGCGGACCCCGCACCGCCGGCCACGTTGCGCTCGCCGCGGCCATGGCCGGTGTCGGCATCCACGGGTGGCTCGCCGGAGACTGGGCGACCGCCGTCGTAGGCGCCACGATCTCCGCCCTGGCCAAGGGCTCCTGGACGCTCGTGATGCGCCACCAGGCTGTCGCTCTGGACGCGGACACCGCGGCGTGGCTGCACGCTGAGCGCGCGGCTCGCGGCGCCGCCCGCGCGCTGGCCGCCGAGGAGCGCGTCGACGCGCGATCCGCCGCGCAGCTCCAGGCGATCCGCACGTCTCTCGCCCTGCCGAGTCCGGAGGAGTCCGGACCCGATCCGGAGGAGTCCGCGGACAGTCCGGACCGTCCGGAGCCCGAGCCGGCCGTACCCCCGATGACCATCACGGACGCCGTCCGGACCGCCGTGGACTCCGGAATCACCGATCCGGACGCCGTGCTTCGGTACGTCCGGCAACGGTCCGACGCCAACGCGAGCCCGGAGACCGTCGGCCGGTACCTGCGCGCCCGCCGCCGGGAGGCGCTGTGA
- a CDS encoding phage terminase large subunit — protein MTTPTLVRRYQPRGSALEVFHRREPEVLMSGPAGTGKSRACLEKIHAMCLKNPGLKALAVRKTGRSLASTGLVTYREHVAKESLAAGHVRWFGGSQQEPPGYRYTNGSFLAVGGMDDPTKIMSSEYDIVFAQEATELTTTDWESITTRLRNGRVSFQQLIADCNPNVPTHWLKARCDRGQTVMLHCSHKDNPRLWNGEAWTEEGEAYIAKLKALTGVRYQRLYRGKWVAAEGIIYERWDPAVHVIPRFEIPADWTRWWSVDFGYTNPFVLQCWAEDPDGRLYLYREIYKTRTLVEDHAKRILREVTKCVTCCKTRSRGSHDCWSCEKCEREWTEPRPRAVVCDHDAEDRATLEKHLGLSTVPADKRVKVGIEAVQTRTKTAGDGRPRVFILADSVLERDNLLDEAKKPCSTEEEVPGYVWDPGRRPPARGRRRRRSSR, from the coding sequence GTGACCACGCCCACGCTGGTGCGCCGCTACCAGCCCCGCGGGTCCGCGCTGGAGGTGTTCCACCGGCGCGAGCCCGAGGTGCTCATGTCCGGCCCGGCAGGCACCGGCAAGTCCCGTGCCTGTCTGGAGAAGATCCACGCGATGTGCCTGAAGAACCCCGGCCTCAAGGCGCTCGCAGTACGCAAGACCGGCCGCAGCCTCGCCAGCACGGGCCTGGTGACGTACCGGGAGCACGTCGCGAAGGAGAGCCTGGCGGCCGGTCACGTGCGCTGGTTCGGCGGCAGCCAACAGGAGCCGCCCGGCTACCGCTACACCAATGGAAGCTTTCTGGCGGTGGGCGGCATGGACGACCCCACCAAGATCATGTCGTCCGAGTACGACATCGTCTTCGCCCAGGAGGCCACCGAGCTGACCACCACCGACTGGGAGTCCATCACCACCCGGCTCCGAAACGGCCGCGTCTCTTTCCAGCAGCTCATCGCCGACTGCAACCCCAACGTTCCCACACACTGGCTCAAGGCCAGGTGCGACCGCGGGCAGACCGTGATGCTGCACTGCTCCCACAAGGACAACCCGCGCCTGTGGAACGGCGAGGCGTGGACGGAGGAGGGCGAGGCGTACATCGCCAAGCTGAAGGCGCTGACGGGGGTGCGCTACCAGCGGCTGTACCGGGGGAAGTGGGTGGCCGCCGAGGGGATCATCTACGAGCGGTGGGACCCCGCGGTGCACGTGATCCCCAGATTCGAGATCCCGGCCGACTGGACCAGGTGGTGGTCGGTGGACTTCGGGTACACCAACCCGTTCGTCCTCCAGTGCTGGGCGGAGGACCCTGACGGGCGGCTCTACCTCTACCGGGAGATCTACAAGACCCGCACCCTCGTCGAGGACCACGCGAAGCGCATCCTGCGCGAAGTCACGAAGTGCGTGACCTGCTGCAAGACGCGCTCCCGCGGCAGCCACGACTGCTGGTCCTGCGAGAAGTGCGAGCGTGAGTGGACCGAGCCGAGGCCGAGGGCCGTCGTGTGCGATCACGACGCCGAGGACCGCGCCACCCTGGAGAAGCACCTCGGCTTGTCGACGGTGCCGGCGGACAAGCGGGTGAAGGTGGGCATCGAGGCTGTGCAGACCCGCACGAAGACCGCGGGCGACGGCCGGCCGCGCGTCTTCATCCTGGCCGACAGCGTGCTGGAGCGGGACAACTTGCTCGACGAGGCGAAGAAGCCGTGCTCCACCGAGGAGGAGGTCCCCGGGTACGTGTGGGACCCGGGCCGGCGGCCGCCCGCGCGAGGGAGGCGCCGCCGAAGGAGCAGCCGCTGA